In Raphanus sativus cultivar WK10039 chromosome 5, ASM80110v3, whole genome shotgun sequence, the following proteins share a genomic window:
- the LOC108856265 gene encoding uncharacterized protein LOC108856265, with amino-acid sequence MFGIQNRRDLTMELQSQIPILRPSIHARRANIVVKFQDLYGFTVEGNVDDVNVLNEVREKVRNQGRVWWSLEASKGANWYLQPEILMIGDGIALKKTSLKISTLTNAITLKRLIRKGIPPVLRPKVWFSLSGAAKKKSTVPESYYSDLSKAVDGKVTPATRQIDHDLPRTFPGHPWLDTPEGHAALRRVLVGYSFRDSDVGYCQGLNYVAALLLLVMKTEEDAFWMLAVLLENVLVRDCYTTNLSGCHVEQRVFKDLLAQKCPRIATHLDDMGFDVSLVATEWFLCLFSKSLPSETTLRVWDVLFYEGAKVLFHAALAIFKMKENELLMTHQVGDVINIIQTTTHQLFDPDELLTVAFEKIGSMTTNTISKQRKKQEPAVLAELDQRLRRLNSLKETGKNI; translated from the exons ATGTTTGGGATCCAGAACAGGCGAGACCTAACGATGGAGCTCCAATCCCAGATCCCGATCCTCCGCCCCAGCATCCACGCGCGACGAGCCAACATCGTCGTGAAGTTCCAGGACCTGTACGGGTTCACGGTGGAAGGCAACGTGGACGACGTGAACGTCCTCAACGAGGTGAGGGAGAAGGTGAGGAACCAGGGGCGGGTCTGGTGGTCTCTGGAGGCCAGCAAGGGTGCCAATTGGTATCTCCAGCCCGAGATTCTCATGATCGGCGACGGTATCGCCTTGAAGAAGACGTCTCTCAAGATCTCGACTCTGACGAATGCCATCACCTTGAAGAGGCTGATAAGGAAAGGGATCCCTCCTGTGCTTAGGCCTAAGGTTTGGTTCTCTCTCTCTGGTGCTGCCAAGAAGAAGTCCACCGTGCCTGAGAGTTATTATAGTGACTTGAGTAAGGCTGTTGATGGGAAGGTCACTCCTGCTACGCGGCAGATTGATcat GATCTGCCACGGACGTTCCCAGGCCATCCATGGTTGGACACTCCAGAAGGTCATGCTGCTCTACGGCGTGTGCTTGTTGGGTATTCCTTTCGCGACTCTGATGTTGGCTACTGTCAA GGGCTAAACTACGTTGCAGCGTTACTATTGCTTGTGATGAAGACGGAAGAAGATGCCTTCTGGATGCTAGCAGTCCTTTTGGAAAACGTATTGGTCCGTGACTGCTACACAACCAACTTGTCTGGATGCCATGTTGAACAAAGGGTTTTCAAAGATTTGCTCGCCCAAAAGTGTCCTCG AATAGCTACTCACCTTGACGATATGGGCTTTGATGTCTCCCTTGTAGCCACAGAGTGGTTTCTGTGCCTCTTCTCCAAAAGCTTGCCTTCCGAG ACAACTCTACGAGTCTGGGATGTACTCTTCTATGAAGGAGCAAAGGTTCTTTTCCATGCAGCTTTGGCAATATTCAAG ATGAAAGAAAACGAGCTGCTGATGACTCACCAGGTCGGTGACGTGATCAACATAATACAGACCACCACACACCAGCTCTTTGACCCTGATGAATTATTGACG gtGGCATTTGAGAAAATTGGTTCTATGACAACCAACACAATATCAAAGCAGAGGAAGAAGCAGGAACCGGCGGTGTTGGCAGAACTTGACCAGAGACTTCGCAGACTCAACTCTCTTAAAGAAACTGGTAAGAATATTTGA